The following are encoded in a window of Polynucleobacter sp. VK25 genomic DNA:
- a CDS encoding PTS sugar transporter subunit IIA, which yields MVGIVIVAHTPVASAMLGFAEHTFGVLPERVRAVDIPPHEDTKASFDRVMKAAYGVNTGNGVLILTDVMGATPANVASKLEALGPLSGLNAPVIVLAGLNLPMLMRCISHRGESLEELAQKALAGGQNGILRLGSKVNQE from the coding sequence ATGGTTGGAATTGTCATCGTTGCTCATACCCCGGTTGCAAGTGCGATGTTGGGGTTTGCTGAGCATACTTTTGGTGTGTTGCCTGAGCGTGTTCGGGCGGTTGATATCCCCCCTCATGAAGATACCAAGGCAAGTTTTGATCGTGTGATGAAGGCGGCTTATGGCGTTAACACGGGTAACGGGGTGCTGATCCTGACGGATGTTATGGGTGCAACTCCTGCTAATGTGGCTTCTAAGTTGGAGGCCTTGGGCCCTTTATCGGGATTAAATGCCCCCGTCATTGTGCTTGCAGGGTTAAATCTCCCTATGTTGATGCGCTGCATTTCTCATCGCGGAGAGAGTCTTGAGGAGTTAGCGCAAAAAGCGCTTGCCGGCGGACAAAATGGAATCTTGCGTTTGGGCAGTAAAGTCAATCAAGAATAA